One Deinococcus sp. LM3 genomic region harbors:
- the pyrR gene encoding bifunctional pyr operon transcriptional regulator/uracil phosphoribosyltransferase PyrR: MTPKAIILTPDEVRRALTRIAHEIIERNKGAENLALIGVHTRGIPLARRLAEKLSSLEGVEVPTGMLDITLYRDDLSEVAQQPIIRETQVPFDLRDRRVILVDDVLYTGRTVRAALDALIDLGRPAGIQLAVLVDRGHRELPIRADYVGKNLPTAASEVVKVKVQETDGVDSVELWDMEALR, translated from the coding sequence ATGACCCCCAAGGCCATCATCCTCACCCCCGACGAGGTGCGCCGCGCCCTGACCCGCATCGCGCACGAGATCATCGAACGCAACAAGGGAGCCGAGAACCTCGCCCTGATCGGCGTGCACACGCGCGGTATCCCCCTGGCCCGCCGGCTGGCCGAGAAACTCAGCTCCCTGGAAGGCGTTGAAGTCCCCACCGGCATGCTGGACATCACCCTGTACCGCGACGACCTCAGTGAAGTCGCCCAGCAGCCCATCATCCGCGAGACGCAGGTGCCGTTCGACCTGCGCGACCGCCGCGTGATCCTGGTCGACGACGTGCTGTACACCGGCCGCACCGTCCGCGCCGCACTGGACGCCCTGATCGACCTCGGCCGCCCCGCCGGGATTCAGCTGGCCGTGCTGGTCGACCGTGGACACCGCGAACTGCCCATCCGCGCCGACTACGTGGGCAAGAACCTGCCCACCGCCGCCAGCGAGGTCGTGAAGGTCAAGGTGCAGGAAACCGACGGCGTGGACAGCGTCGAACTCTGGGACATGGAGGCGCTGCGATGA
- a CDS encoding Hsp20/alpha crystallin family protein — protein MMRFDPFREIEELTQRMDRAFGQSASAPTRIAPPVDVHEDDQGLELTLDLPGIRPDQIQVEAENQTLTVQATRTYERKDGRTAHRVERAYGTLARTFSVPAKYDLGKVEADFDHGTLTIRVPRSEAAQKRAITVRSAKVLDTDTPSA, from the coding sequence ATGATGCGATTCGACCCCTTCCGTGAAATTGAGGAACTGACCCAGCGCATGGACCGCGCCTTCGGCCAGAGCGCCAGCGCCCCCACCCGCATCGCCCCGCCCGTCGACGTGCACGAGGACGACCAGGGCCTGGAACTCACCCTGGACCTGCCCGGCATCCGCCCCGACCAGATTCAGGTCGAAGCCGAGAACCAGACCCTGACCGTTCAGGCCACCCGTACCTACGAACGCAAGGACGGCCGCACCGCTCACCGCGTCGAACGCGCCTACGGCACCCTGGCCCGCACCTTCAGCGTGCCCGCCAAGTACGACCTGGGCAAGGTCGAGGCCGACTTCGACCACGGCACCCTGACCATCCGCGTGCCCCGCAGCGAGGCCGCCCAGAAACGCGCCATCACCGTCCGCAGCGCCAAGGTGCTCGACACCGACACGCCCAGCGCATAA
- a CDS encoding phosphatidylserine decarboxylase, giving the protein MRVRSFLPLVAAGAALWYVRSVYRFRDPVRLPQVGPGEVLSPADGTVSFVRRVHGTQVDGVDVAGLLNIPEAADGWLVGIFVGPLDAHYTYQPVAGTVTQVTHRAAVLNVPLLGAGAAAGFLTGRASDLLGGRGTLENERLSSVTVTPFGNVTVTLVAPGAELRVTSYQQVGDEGRAGFKAAFLEEGGLVLLHLPGAFTPSVGVGERVLGAQTVAARADN; this is encoded by the coding sequence ATGCGTGTTCGTTCCTTTCTTCCGCTCGTGGCGGCCGGCGCGGCCCTCTGGTACGTCCGCAGCGTGTACCGGTTCCGGGACCCGGTGCGGCTGCCGCAGGTGGGGCCGGGCGAGGTCCTGAGTCCCGCCGACGGCACCGTGAGTTTCGTGCGCCGCGTGCACGGCACCCAGGTGGACGGCGTGGACGTGGCGGGGCTGCTGAATATCCCGGAGGCCGCCGACGGCTGGCTGGTCGGGATCTTCGTGGGGCCGCTGGACGCGCACTACACGTACCAGCCGGTGGCGGGCACGGTCACGCAGGTCACGCACCGGGCGGCCGTGCTGAACGTGCCGCTGCTGGGCGCGGGCGCGGCGGCCGGGTTCCTGACCGGCCGCGCGTCGGATCTGCTCGGGGGGCGCGGCACGCTGGAGAACGAACGCCTGAGCAGCGTGACCGTCACGCCGTTCGGGAACGTGACCGTCACGCTGGTCGCGCCGGGAGCGGAACTGCGCGTCACCTCGTACCAGCAGGTGGGCGACGAGGGGCGCGCCGGGTTCAAGGCCGCGTTCCTCGAGGAGGGCGGTCTGGTGCTGCTGCACCTGCCGGGGGCGTTCACACCGTCCGTGGGCGTCGGCGAGCGGGTGCTGGGCGCGCAGACGGTCGCGGCCCGCGCAGACAACTGA
- a CDS encoding peptidylprolyl isomerase: protein MSFHSLNGRSLTCVALLGAALSACTPAATRAPVTAPAPAVTPAPTPAPAAPAVSFQVMPFLSETPVRSFTAAPAMTIDPARSYRAVLKTARGDITVDLNAKGSPVAVNNFVFLARHRFYDGTRFHRVIEGFMAQGGDPLSADTARQSEWGRGGPGYQFAAEVNNGLRFDRAGVLGMARSASLNSQGSQFFITVAPADFLSGGYTVFGQVIGGQNVLASLTRTARSTAQGEQAIPGAAADTLIGVQILESR, encoded by the coding sequence ATGTCCTTTCATTCCCTGAACGGTCGTTCCCTGACCTGCGTGGCGCTGCTGGGTGCCGCGCTGTCCGCCTGCACCCCGGCGGCCACCCGCGCTCCCGTGACTGCGCCGGCCCCGGCAGTCACGCCCGCGCCCACCCCGGCGCCCGCCGCGCCCGCCGTGTCGTTCCAGGTGATGCCGTTCCTGTCCGAAACCCCGGTGCGGTCCTTCACGGCCGCGCCCGCCATGACCATCGACCCGGCCCGCTCGTACCGCGCGGTCCTGAAAACGGCGCGGGGGGACATCACGGTGGACCTGAACGCGAAGGGATCGCCGGTCGCGGTGAATAACTTCGTGTTCCTGGCCCGGCACCGCTTCTACGACGGCACGCGCTTTCACCGGGTGATCGAGGGTTTCATGGCGCAGGGCGGCGATCCCCTCAGCGCAGATACGGCCCGTCAGTCCGAGTGGGGGCGCGGCGGCCCCGGTTACCAGTTCGCAGCGGAAGTCAACAATGGCCTGCGCTTCGACCGGGCGGGCGTGCTGGGCATGGCCCGCTCAGCAAGCCTGAATTCGCAGGGCAGCCAGTTCTTCATCACGGTCGCCCCGGCGGACTTCCTGAGCGGCGGGTACACGGTGTTCGGGCAGGTCATCGGCGGTCAGAACGTGCTGGCCAGCCTGACCCGCACGGCGCGCAGCACCGCCCAGGGTGAGCAGGCCATTCCGGGCGCGGCGGCCGACACGCTGATCGGCGTCCAGATTCTCGAATCCCGCTGA
- a CDS encoding Lrp/AsnC family transcriptional regulator translates to MSQNILDALDRQILGILQRDARIPNTELADEIGLTPAPTLRRVRRLEEEGVIQRYVALLDPKMVGRELMVIVRVTLDKQTKAGFEEFAQKMQERPEVLECFLCLGDIDYLLKVCVPDLDAYQHFLVNTLAAIPGVRNTASTIVVKQEKHTTSLPLE, encoded by the coding sequence ATGTCTCAGAATATTCTCGATGCGCTGGACCGACAGATTCTCGGCATCCTTCAACGGGACGCCCGCATTCCGAACACGGAACTCGCCGACGAGATCGGCCTGACCCCCGCCCCGACGCTGCGCCGCGTGCGCCGCCTGGAGGAGGAAGGTGTGATTCAGCGGTACGTGGCGCTGCTGGACCCGAAGATGGTGGGCCGGGAACTGATGGTGATCGTGCGCGTCACGCTGGACAAGCAGACGAAGGCGGGCTTCGAGGAGTTCGCGCAGAAGATGCAGGAACGCCCGGAGGTGCTGGAGTGCTTCCTGTGCCTGGGGGACATCGATTACCTGCTCAAGGTGTGCGTGCCGGACCTGGACGCGTACCAGCATTTCCTGGTGAACACCCTGGCCGCCATTCCCGGCGTGCGGAACACGGCGAGTACCATCGTGGTCAAGCAGGAGAAGCACACGACCAGCCTCCCACTGGAGTGA
- the ald gene encoding alanine dehydrogenase codes for MHIGLPKEIKVKENRVALTPGGVATLVRRGHTVTVQQGAGLGSGIADQDYVTAGATLGTADEAWAAQMVVKVKEPIQSEYHYLRPDLLLFTYLHLAADRPLTDALLAAGTTGVAYETVQLDDGSLPLLTPMSEVAGRLSVQAGAYHLQKPVGGRGVLLGGVPGVQPGHVTIIGGGVVGTNAAKMAMGLGAKVTILDVSQRRLAYLDDVFFGKITTMMSSEANIRDLLPTTDLLIGGVLIPGAKAPHLVTRDMLKLMPEGSVIVDVAVDQGGCVETIHATTHDDPTYVVDGVIHYGVANMPGAVPRTSTFALTNQTLPYALLLADHGPSALHRNPALMLGLNTHQGKLTYQGVADAFELPYTAPETALA; via the coding sequence ATGCACATCGGGCTCCCCAAAGAAATCAAGGTCAAGGAAAACCGCGTCGCCCTCACCCCCGGCGGCGTCGCCACCCTCGTCCGGCGCGGCCACACCGTCACCGTCCAGCAGGGCGCGGGCCTCGGCAGCGGCATCGCCGATCAGGACTACGTCACCGCCGGCGCCACCCTCGGCACCGCTGACGAAGCCTGGGCCGCGCAGATGGTCGTGAAGGTCAAGGAACCCATCCAGAGCGAATACCACTACCTGCGCCCCGACCTGCTGCTGTTCACGTACCTGCACCTCGCCGCCGACCGCCCGCTCACCGACGCCCTGCTCGCGGCGGGCACCACCGGCGTCGCCTACGAAACCGTCCAGCTCGACGACGGCAGCCTCCCGCTGCTGACCCCCATGAGCGAGGTCGCGGGCCGCCTCAGCGTCCAGGCCGGCGCGTACCACCTCCAGAAACCCGTCGGCGGACGCGGCGTCCTCCTCGGCGGCGTCCCCGGCGTGCAACCCGGTCACGTCACCATCATCGGCGGCGGGGTCGTCGGCACCAACGCCGCCAAGATGGCCATGGGCCTCGGCGCCAAGGTCACCATCCTCGACGTGAGCCAGCGCCGCCTCGCGTACCTCGACGACGTCTTCTTCGGCAAGATCACCACCATGATGAGCAGCGAAGCCAACATCCGCGACCTGCTCCCCACCACCGACCTCCTCATCGGCGGCGTCCTCATCCCCGGCGCCAAAGCCCCCCACCTCGTCACCCGCGACATGCTGAAACTCATGCCCGAAGGCAGCGTCATCGTCGACGTCGCCGTCGACCAGGGCGGCTGCGTCGAAACCATCCACGCCACCACCCACGACGACCCCACCTACGTCGTCGACGGCGTCATCCACTACGGCGTCGCCAACATGCCCGGCGCCGTCCCCCGCACCAGCACCTTCGCCCTTACCAACCAGACCCTCCCGTACGCCCTGCTGCTCGCCGACCACGGCCCCAGCGCCCTGCACCGCAACCCCGCCCTGATGCTCGGCCTGAACACCCACCAGGGCAAACTGACCTACCAGGGTGTGGCGGACGCTTTCGAGCTGCCGTACACGGCTCCGGAAACGGCTCTGGCCTGA